ctatggcagcgcagaagctcgacaaatatgaaaaatgtgGTTTTTGGTCgattgtaagtcggctgtatataacgtaaaaactcgaaataaaatcTTAATCTTGAAAAATCTTAACTTAAAGATAACTCACCGCTCCGTGGCAGGTGCTGCCGAATGTCTCCTGCATTCCCTGCTCCGTTCCGGTCAGCACGTAGCTGCAGGTGCCCATGGTTCCACCGACCAGGACGGGCTGCCCTGTCAACTGATAGTCCACTGGGATCAGGGGATGGTGTGGCGGAAAGGCACGCGTCGAACCCTTGCGGTGGACCAGCAGCTTTCGCTCCCTGCCGTCCACAATGTGGTTCTCCACCTTGGCAATATTGTGCGACACATCGTAGATCACATGCATGTCGAGATCATCGGGGGTGGTGTTGAACATCTTGGCGAAGGCCTGGCGGGTCAGGAAAGTCATGGAGCTGCGGTTGACCCAGGCAAAGTTGGCGGCCGCTGCCATGGCCTTCAGATAGTCCTGTCCCTCCACCGAATTGATCCTGGCGCAGGCCAGCTGTCGGTCATTCACCTCGATCTTGTCCCGCTTCATGGCCTTCTCCATCTGGACCAGGGCATCGGTGGCCACCTGGTGGCCGAAGCCACGGCTGCCCGAGTGAATCATCACCACCACCTGGCCCCTCTCCTCGATGCCCATCTTGGAGGCGCTCCACTTGTCGTAGATCTCGTCTACCACCTGGATCTCGGCGTAGTGATTGCCCGCACCCAGGGTGCCCAACTGGGGCAGTCCTCGCTTCTTGGCCCGCATGCTCACCTTGGCCGGATCGGCGTTCAGCATGCGGCCGTACTCCTCGCAGTGCTCCTTGTCCTCCGCCCAGACATAGCCCTCCCGCAGCGACCAGTCCATGCCCATTTCCAGGGCCTCCTCCAGATCGCGGGCATTCATCGGTATAATGCCCTTGGAGCCCACGCCCACGGGGATGTGATCGAACAGGGACTGCGCGAGCTGCTCCTTCACCGGCTGCACGTCCTTCTCGTAGAGATTGGTGCGCAGCAGCCGGACGCCGCAGTTGATGTCGAAGCCCACGCCACCGGGACTCACAACAGACAGGGGATCGTCCATGTCGAAGGCGGCCATGTTGCCGATGGCGAATCCGTAGCCGGAATGAATGTCGGGCAGTCCAATGGACCGACCCACGATGCCCGGCAGGGCAGCCACATTGGCTATCTGCTTGACGCCAGGCAGGAATCCACCGACGGCTCCCGGGCGACACGAGTTCTTCAGCTCCTCCAGCATCAGGCGCTCCAGGCGACTGTTCACATAGAAGCAGCCCTCCACATTCATATTCGGCTGAAAGCCCTTCTTGATCCGCCAGCAGTGGTCGCTCACCTTCTCCAGGTACTTGAGCTCATCGTTGTACGGACGCACCACCATCCTGGTTTTCGGGGGGTTTACTTGGCCAGCTAAGTCGGTTGCTATTTATAAGGTCGCTATTTCGTCAGTTTTTTGCATTGCATGCCGGCATGAAATAGCGATGGGAGAAGTGGCGGGGCGAATTGgtatcgatgtttttccaaTGAGCCATTGGGGCGATAGGTCGATAAAcccgtattaaaaaaattaaaatgtaacgttacaaaattataactaCAAACTAAAagctttttatttctttatttaaaaacgtaTTAGCTACAAAACTAAAACTACtactaattattattaaataaattaaggtttttgggATACGAAACGAAAATGGACCTATTTTATACGCTTACAATTGTATAAAATGCTTGCCTACTTATAACATTGAAGATCTTAGTATTGAGCAACTTTTTTGAATTGCATTGAACTTAGCGCCACAAaactttaattcaattttggtAGCTGTCTcagccaaaaaataattttactcGGTAACTTTAAATTGTACACTGATTtgtgaattattattattgttattattttcaaaatgtctTCAGAAGTTACTCGATTACCAAAATGTTCAGATGCACTATTGCTTCCATAAATGTAACTGATTTATATACAATGTTTATAACAACATTCATTCAGTGAACTATTATAACAACtttgaaccaaaaaaaaatatattttattttttacgaattttgttttattatataaaaataataatatgaatCCAGTATTTTTAACAATCATTTGAGTATAAGAAAATTACCTTAAtaaagcaattttttaaatgcattcaTTCCCTTTTCAATAAAAGTCagtataatatttaatctaGGAACTATTAACTAACCCATTTCCCCTGAGATCTTTTAGCATGAGTCTTTATAATGCCTTGAAATATTCATTGTAGTATTTATAGTAGTTTTGAATGTACACAGGATCACCATATATCTTAAAATCGCTTTTGATAAGGTCAGTGATCAGGAAACTCAGGTTCGGGCACTGCTCAGCCAGATGTTCAGGTGAAAAGGGCACAGGTCCAAGGATTGTGATGTGGATGAGTTTCAGAGATGGCAACCTGTTGAGTATTTGGGGTTGCAGATAAGAATCACCCGTCTGGTTGTTCACATGGAGTAGAGCGAGGGCCTTCAACTTATCTGCCGATTCTAAGAGCTGCGCTATCTGATAATCGCGCACATCGCAGTGACGCATGTCCAAAAATAACAGCGATGGAACCACTTGTCTCACGGCTTCTACCATATTAAATGACCACTTGGCATGATCTAACTTTAAGGCTTTTATCCGGCGAGTCTCGGAGGCTCCTTGGCACAAGGGTTTCAGGTATCGCAGGATGTCTTCGTCCTTGGTGGAGTAGCCCACGTTTATGTGCAGACTGTTCAGATGGTGACCCAGTTTTATCAATAGGTCTTCATTGAAAACAGGAGGTGTTCTCATGGTGAATTTGAAATCCTTAAATCGGTGGAGTTGTCTTTCGATGGCCGCATTGAAACATTGAATTGCATTGTAGAGCGGCAGTAGTTCATCTAATTTTAAGTAGCTAAATATAACTTCCAAACAATCGTCGTTTAGTTGCAGCAAGTCcatttttaactaaaaaaaacacaataaaacagtCATCTTTAATGAATATAGGTTTATTAACAGGGTTTATTTCTACAGGTATATAATTCTATACAAGCCTTCAAGTTCACGTTCAAAAAGCTTCTAAAGCAATCCTCATTTTGGCTGTTAAGATAATGAATATTATTGCAGGTTTCACTGCGTAAAAAATCTGAAGAGAGGAGAGATATTAAGCAGAGAAACCTATTTAAAGAAACGAATaaaatacaacttttgaaataaaaataaaattcaacgATCTTATATCTAAAATCCTTAAACatcaacttttaatatttcttaggTATCCAAACCCATAGGAAACTATTTAGCCAGTTCTTAATCTTAAGTCCTTTTCTAGTTCTATCTCTATTACAACGTAGCTGGgcaagaaaatatttgtttctcttaaatatatattttaacattaGAGGGTAAAGGTAATTGTGTTCTTCTATATGGGCGTAAATTCAGCCAGTGTTTCGGCAATGGAGCTATCCCGGAATCGTCCGATTCGAAGAGCGTAGGATATGGCGTGTGCCACGTAGCTCTGTTCGTGGACCCCGTGGAACAGATAGGACATGGCACCATCTGCGTGGATCGTCACATCCGATCCGCCGTGTAGATTTTCGTCCGTGTTTATGGCTGCCTGCTGGGTGTATTCCCAGTCGGATGTATTGTCCTCCGTGGGATCTCTACGGTTCTGTGTGCTGGGATCCACCTGAAATCCTTGATAGCTGGTTCCGTACGTCAGCGTGGTGTAGGGCGTCTGTTCTGTTTTTGAGTTTCCCGCAAAACCCAATATACTGGCTCCTCGATCTGGGTGCCCATTAATGGTCAGGCTATGCGAATGATCGGCGGTCACGATAACCAGGGTTTCATCCAAGCGATCAGTTGACTTGAGGAACGAGAGTGTTGACTCGACGGCCTTGTTCAGTTCGAGAACCTCGTGCAGAGCCTTGCGAGCTTTTCCCCGATGATGGGCCTGATCGATTAGGCCAGCCTCGACCACCAGCAAGAATCCCTTGTCACTGTTACCCAAAACTTGGAGGGCTTTTTGGGTCATATTCGATAGCGAGGGCATTCCGGCATCACTTTGATCTCGCTCGTGATCGTACATCAAATGACCATTGGCAAAGATGCCCAAGACATAGTCAACATTCTGAGCATCGAGATTATAGAGCTCGCGATTATTTTGTACTACGGCATGTGAGACACCCTCATCCTCTTTCCTAAGCCTCCAATCTCGGATGAGGTCTCGTCCATCCTTCGACATGCTGGCCCAAGTGTCCAGGGGATCGGCTGGTGAATCGGTGACATTGGACACGAGCATCTGACGACCGCCGCCCATGATGACATTGATTCTCTGACCGGTGGGCTGTTCGATCAGCTGGCGGGCTATATCCATACAACCCTGATCCTGGGCCTCTGCTGGCATCCCAGTTTCGCACTCCCAACGGCGGTCGGGAACGTGGGCATAGAGGGCAGCCGGAGTGGCGTGAGTTACCCGGGTGGTGGTCACGAAACCCGTTCGCATTCCGTCCACCTGAGCCCACTTGAGGATCGTCTGGACATGGTGATCCTCCTGCAGGGAGGCGGCACAGTTTCCCAGCGGCACATTCGAATCCACTCCGCCCGTTTCGTAGTTAACCTTAACTCCTCCGAAGAGCGCAGTGGCCGTGGAGAAGGAATCCGGAACTTGTTTATCCGCACAATAGGTTTTTAACAAACCCATTTCGGGAAACTGCTCCCAACGGAGAAGTCCCTCCTCCTTGAAACCGTAAATCCTTGCCGCCGTCACTGTATTCGGTCCCATTCCATCGCCCACGAATAGAATCACATTCTTGGCTCGACGGCGATTAAATTCCCGGGAAACAGCCTTTTGCAGCTCCTCTATACCCAGATCGTACCACTCCTTCTGCTCCTGGGGCAGATTAACCGGCCAATAGGTCACCGTTTCCATGTCGCCCACATCGCCGGACATTCCGTAGTGCACCACAAAGCCAATACACATGGCGGTCATCAGAAGGGCCGAGAAGATCACGGATATGATGAAGAGTCGGGATCTGAACCATTTCGAGTGTTGAACGGGATTACTTCCGTCATTTCCCTGGCTACTTCCGATCTCGACATTATCCTTTGCGCTAGGATCCAAATTATTCAGCTGCACCTCCGTCATGTCCGCATCGCTCAGCTTTCGAAACTTGGTGCTTTTTATCGGCGCCTCActtcttttttccatttcacGTCTGGATGGGCCTAATCTTTATACAGACTGAAAATGCGAGATATATTGCAGATTGTTAACTAATCATTGTTTACCACAGATAAAAGGCAATTTATAGACAGAGAAACGTAACTGGCATTgatattttggtatttttcgcgtgggttttaaaatgtaacttcATTTATAACTAACTAATTAAAGATAATTATAATGTTCTAACTCATCTTTTAAACTAGTAGAATTTCAAAGTCAGTTATAGATAACCGTTATTTTAGGAGTATTTTATTACCACTTGGATTCCAATTGGCTCGGTGCGATAGTTCCAACGATACCGATAGCCCTATCGATAGAATATCAGCTGTTTTGCCTCTCTCGCGTTGCCCAAGCGCgcttgtgtgtgtctgtgtctgtGTACGTGCtccaatgtttttttgtattgtttatgACCGCCGCTCCAAAATTAAAGTGATTCATATATAAAACTCGTCTCCAACTCGCGGCGAAATCCACCGATACTCGCCATTCGGCCGCTGGCAACAGCTTAAAATTAGTCTCGATTCCAACTCCGCGGTTTTCGAGTCGCGAGTgtaaaagtagaaaaaattgtttgcgtGGATTTGTCGCTCTTCGCGTTCAATCAGCATCAATTAAAGACGCGTGTGCCTGTGCCAAATAAATCCAGAAAACTGAGCATTCCACTTGGAAAAGAGCGGAGAGCGCACACCAACACACAAAGCGGGACAAAAACAATTCAACGCAATGGATGATTTGGGTAAGTGGTCCACTTTTCCCCAGacgaaaagaaaatatacTTCGCGAACTAAAGAATTCCGCAGCATGAAAACTGTGACGTAGACAAACAGCACAAAGATAATGCTCCCACTTCAAGGTCAGTCGCTAATTGGAGTTAATTAGTATGCTGTAGGGCATTCTCACAATGTCCGCTAGGTGGCGACACCGAAAGACGGAAATCTCACGGATGAATAATTTTCGTTTACAGT
The genomic region above belongs to Drosophila takahashii strain IR98-3 E-12201 chromosome 2L, DtakHiC1v2, whole genome shotgun sequence and contains:
- the RtcB gene encoding RNA-splicing ligase RtcB homolog, whose product is MVVRPYNDELKYLEKVSDHCWRIKKGFQPNMNVEGCFYVNSRLERLMLEELKNSCRPGAVGGFLPGVKQIANVAALPGIVGRSIGLPDIHSGYGFAIGNMAAFDMDDPLSVVSPGGVGFDINCGVRLLRTNLYEKDVQPVKEQLAQSLFDHIPVGVGSKGIIPMNARDLEEALEMGMDWSLREGYVWAEDKEHCEEYGRMLNADPAKVSMRAKKRGLPQLGTLGAGNHYAEIQVVDEIYDKWSASKMGIEERGQVVVMIHSGSRGFGHQVATDALVQMEKAMKRDKIEVNDRQLACARINSVEGQDYLKAMAAAANFAWVNRSSMTFLTRQAFAKMFNTTPDDLDMHVIYDVSHNIAKVENHIVDGRERKLLVHRKGSTRAFPPHHPLIPVDYQLTGQPVLVGGTMGTCSYVLTGTEQGMQETFGSTCHGAGRALSRAKSRRNLDYKEVLDKLDQLGIAIRVASPKLVMEEAPESYKDVTDVVDTCHGAGISKKCIKMRPIAVIKG
- the LOC108057556 gene encoding uncharacterized protein — translated: MDLLQLNDDCLEVIFSYLKLDELLPLYNAIQCFNAAIERQLHRFKDFKFTMRTPPVFNEDLLIKLGHHLNSLHINVGYSTKDEDILRYLKPLCQGASETRRIKALKLDHAKWSFNMVEAVRQVVPSLLFLDMRHCDVRDYQIAQLLESADKLKALALLHVNNQTGDSYLQPQILNRLPSLKLIHITILGPVPFSPEHLAEQCPNLSFLITDLIKSDFKIYGDPVYIQNYYKYYNEYFKAL
- the Alp12 gene encoding alkaline phosphatase, whose amino-acid sequence is MEKRSEAPIKSTKFRKLSDADMTEVQLNNLDPSAKDNVEIGSSQGNDGSNPVQHSKWFRSRLFIISVIFSALLMTAMCIGFVVHYGMSGDVGDMETVTYWPVNLPQEQKEWYDLGIEELQKAVSREFNRRRAKNVILFVGDGMGPNTVTAARIYGFKEEGLLRWEQFPEMGLLKTYCADKQVPDSFSTATALFGGVKVNYETGGVDSNVPLGNCAASLQEDHHVQTILKWAQVDGMRTGFVTTTRVTHATPAALYAHVPDRRWECETGMPAEAQDQGCMDIARQLIEQPTGQRINVIMGGGRQMLVSNVTDSPADPLDTWASMSKDGRDLIRDWRLRKEDEGVSHAVVQNNRELYNLDAQNVDYVLGIFANGHLMYDHERDQSDAGMPSLSNMTQKALQVLGNSDKGFLLVVEAGLIDQAHHRGKARKALHEVLELNKAVESTLSFLKSTDRLDETLVIVTADHSHSLTINGHPDRGASILGFAGNSKTEQTPYTTLTYGTSYQGFQVDPSTQNRRDPTEDNTSDWEYTQQAAINTDENLHGGSDVTIHADGAMSYLFHGVHEQSYVAHAISYALRIGRFRDSSIAETLAEFTPI